The nucleotide window GTGTGTGAATGGGACGGTCAGTGCGGAGATGACCGATTGCGACAAAACAGTGCTTCCCGGCCTCGTGCGCGCTGCATGAAGTCGACAGTCTAAGGGTAATGGACGGGTTCGCGCAGCGGCGCTCGCCAATGACGCGATCGACATGCAGCGCAAACGTGAAGTACGTGCGCTGCGGAAACCCGCAGGTTATTCAAAACGTAAGCATGGCGCGCAGGATTTGTTAGAGCCCGCAAAACGGTCGATGCCGAAGGGTAATACCCGATCATTGCAAAAGAACGCATCTGCCGATGCCATCGAACGCATGGCCTATCAATAGACCTTATTGGACGATCGTCCATACAGACTCCGATTCAATGCCGGGAATTTCCGGTTCTTATCGGTTGAATATCCGAAATCCGGTTCACGGCCAGGTCGCTGTTGCGTTTTTTCGTTGGGTCTGCTGTCGTGTCTTGTGCGTAGCCGCTAGTCTGCAGTTCTGTTAAAGACCGCTAACGGCGTGTCGGCGCATGTTGGCTGTGAGCAAGAAATTAGACGGGAAGTCTTGCTTGCGCATTATTCGATTAGCCTTAATTTGCTTTTTTGCGACGTTTGCTAAGGCTCAATTTGTTGTTATTACCTTACTTTACGTTCAAAAGATAGCACTTCAACCTATATCCATGGCATAGTCCGTTTATGTCGTTCAACCAGGAGAGGAGTATGGCCACATTGGAGCAGATCCAGACGCGCTTGAAGAAACTGCAAGCGCAGGCCGATGCGATCATCGCAAAGCGGGCGCAAGGCGCGCTTGACCAGATTCGCGAGCTGATGATCAAGCATGGGCTGACCACGCGCGATATCGAAGCGCGTGCGAAGGCAAGACGGGAACGCGCGCGTCTCGGTCTTGCAAACGGCAAGACGAAGAGCGCGGGCGCGACGAAAGGCAAGCTGCCGCCCAAGTACCGCGACCCGAAAACGGGTGCGACATGGAGCGGGCATGCCCGGCCGCCGGCATGGATCAAGAACGTGAAAGATCGGAGCAGGTTCTTGATCGATGGCGGCAGCGCGGTTGCCGGCGTGAGTGTCAAACCTGCTGCAAAGCCGGCGGCGAAGAAGGCTGCGGCTAAAAAGGCAACGGCGAAAAAGGCCGCGGCTAAGAAGAGCATAGGCAGAAAGTCGGCTGCCGCTAAGAAGACCGCGGCCAGGAAAACCGCTGTCGGAACAGTTGCAGCAAAGAAGACCGCCGGTCGCAAAGGCGCGGCTAAAAAGGTTGCATCGGGCCGCACAGCCGCCGGCAAGACGGCGAGAAAGACAACCGGCAAGATGGCGAGAAAGGCGCCTGTGCGCAAAACCGGGCAAGGCACGGCGCGAAAGGTCACGGCGCGAAAGGTCACGGCGAATACCGCGCCGGTCGCTGCGCCTGCGGCGGCGAATGGCGCACTTGCACTAAGCTGAACCAGGCATCGTTTGATCGGTCGGGCGGTACGCGCGGCGAACTTCGCCGTCGCGTTGCCGCCCGTTTCGCTTTAGCGACCGGAAGCGGGCATTAGCGTTCCTGACCGGCGTCGGAAGGAAAGGCTGCACGGCCCTGCGTGAGGTCGCGCAATGCGTCGCGCGCACCATCGAGCGCCGTGACGGGCATGCGAATCGCAAGACATACGTCCATTTCATACGTGCTGTTTTCAAGCGTGTAGTTCTGCTGCTCGAGCCAGCGCCGCACACGCGCTTCATCCGCGTAGCCGATTTCTACCTTAAGCGCTGCAAGTGCAATCCGTTCGACGCGCGGTGCGTCCTGCAGGGCGCTTGCAATCGCATCGGTATAGGCGCGCACGAGTCCGCCCGCACCAAGTTTGACACCGCCATAGTAACGGACGACTGCCGCCAGCACGCCATCGAGATCGTGGTGGCGCAGCACTTCGAGAATCGGCCGGCCCGCTGTGCCCGATGGCTCGCCGTCGTCGGACATGCCCGACTGGCCACCCGCTAGCAAGGCCCAGCACACGTGAGTTGCCGCCGGATGCGCTTCACGCAGGCGGCGTAACTCGTCCATTGCGGCGTCACGGTCCGCGACCGGAATCGCGTATCCGATAAAGCGGCTTTTGCGGATTTCGAGTTCCGCGCTCAACGCGTTAGGCAGGGTAAAGATTGGCAAGGTGGGTCGGCAATGCGGTTGTTCGTGTGGTTGTTCGCGCTGTTGTTCGTATCGGAACGCTGCATTGTGCGCCATTCCGGTAAGGGTGTCCTGTCGACCTGTCCAACAGCGCTGGGTGCGTGGCCGTGCGGGCACGCGATGTCTTCGACAAATATGTCAAGAATACATGCCTGATGCACGGCGTTGCAGCGAGTGCTGCGGTCACTTTCCTAACAGACTTTGCGCCGGAATTCGCTCGTCGGTATTTTGCCGTGTGGACGAAAAGCCGAGCGGAAAATCGACGACGCGCGCAATCGCGCGGGAAGCGGCGGGCTGGGTGTCGCCGGTAGCGCCGAAAAAGCGCGTGCCGACGCGCGCACCGCCGACGATTGCGGTCATCGCCTGGCGGTCGAGTTCGACACTCGCGGAAAGGTCTTTGATAACGAGTTTGGCCATGGCTGTTCCCGAGGCTTGATCACAAGCAAACAGTATAGGAAAAGGCGCGCGCTTCCGGTATCCTGGAGCGCGCGCTAGCGCACGGTGCGGAGGTCCCCGTTCCTCCGCTGCAGCGCGAGATCACACGGCGGCATTCGTGCTGGCCCAAAGCTTGGGGCTGACGTTCAGATTCGGCGGCACGAAGCCAGCGCCGATCACACCGATGTTGTTCAGTGCTTCGACGTTGACGAACTGCATCTGCGTGATGTTCTGGTTGACGCCGATGTTGACATTGGCCACTGGGCCAAGGCCGGCGAGCCACGAGTTGCCGGGCGCGCCGCCGGAGACGGCGGACATCTCGCCGTGCTCGAGCGTCCGGATACCGGACAGATCGCGAATGATGATGGACGACATGATATTTCTCCACGGAGATCGGAAAGCAGGAAACGGACAAACAAGCAGACAAACAAGCGCGCAAAAACAGCGACAGCAGCAAACAGGCCGGACTGCGGCTACCGGGAGCGCCGCGGCCCGCGCGCTCCCGGTCCCCCG belongs to Paraburkholderia sp. SOS3 and includes:
- a CDS encoding IMPACT family protein, producing MPIFTLPNALSAELEIRKSRFIGYAIPVADRDAAMDELRRLREAHPAATHVCWALLAGGQSGMSDDGEPSGTAGRPILEVLRHHDLDGVLAAVVRYYGGVKLGAGGLVRAYTDAIASALQDAPRVERIALAALKVEIGYADEARVRRWLEQQNYTLENSTYEMDVCLAIRMPVTALDGARDALRDLTQGRAAFPSDAGQER
- a CDS encoding H-NS histone family protein gives rise to the protein MATLEQIQTRLKKLQAQADAIIAKRAQGALDQIRELMIKHGLTTRDIEARAKARRERARLGLANGKTKSAGATKGKLPPKYRDPKTGATWSGHARPPAWIKNVKDRSRFLIDGGSAVAGVSVKPAAKPAAKKAAAKKATAKKAAAKKSIGRKSAAAKKTAARKTAVGTVAAKKTAGRKGAAKKVASGRTAAGKTARKTTGKMARKAPVRKTGQGTARKVTARKVTANTAPVAAPAAANGALALS